The uncultured Fretibacterium sp. DNA window CAGCATCTTTCTCGTTCACATCCCAGTGAATCCTTAGCTCATGCGCAGTTACATTCCTAATCATGTGAATCACGCCACAGAGCATTTCCTTAAGTCCATTCTGCTGATTCTGCTCACTGCTGGTCCGCAATGAATTATATGCGATATACGGATTGCTAACTGCAAAAGCAGTATTGAATAATGTTGCTCCATCCATTGTTAGCCCTGACATCGTTCTTACTCGATCACATAGGCTCTTCGCCGCTTCTTGAACAGCGTGAAAATAATCCTGTGCCAACAATTCATCGCGGCAACATCTCAACACTTTTGAATGTGCGCCATAACCAGTCAGCTTCTCACGTAACTCTTTTGTCCGCCGCTGGACTTCGCCAAGACTCTGAGCCTTTGAAACCGGATAATACTGTCCATCGTCCCTTATTTCAATGCCTACAAGCATCAAAACCTTATTGAGCTCAAACCGCATCCAGCCATATCGTTCTGGATTACTTAGCCCTTGAGCTGGCTCCATACAATGCTGTATAAATTGAAAAATAGCATTTGTAGAACCTCTTTTGTTAGTAGCATCGCAAAAAGCATTATACAAGCGCTTCCACTTCGTTAGTCCGGGATCTGGATCATTCATACTGCACTGAGCGAGGTGATGACCAATCTCACCACCTTTAAACCCACCATCGGTATCACCCATGATGTGTGCTATCTGTTCAATTTGATTCGGTGTTAGTCGCGGAAGTGTCATCTACTATTTCCTTCCTGATAAAACTTATTCCCGCTTGCTTCATTGATCGCCATTGTATAGTGCGATACTCTCGATAGTATCCCAAAGTAATTATCAGCTTATCCAAAACAGATAAGCTAAGCGCTTAAGAGGACTTCCTCCCTTGGAATGTTGCCGTTTATAAGCTTCTTCCAAAATCGACAGCATCTTATCAAAGGTAGTTTTTGTTACTCCAAATATCCCCTGATACTCTTCTTCCTTCAATTCCTCGCGCCTTTTTAAGTTATTCATGTCCTAAAAAATAACTCTTCTATCCCTTTTTGCAAAGTTGGTGGACAGGTCTAGTATACTTTCTCGTTCTGTTGCTGTAAGATGAGGGCAACCCATGGGTGTCAGTCTCCTTCGCTGTTTGTGCTCGCAAAACTCATTCTAGCGAATAACTGTTATCTATGGGCTTTTTATCCTCTCTCACCACCTACTGTTGCGTTTAGATTGTAAATCCAAGGGGCGTAAATATCTCAGAAATAAACCGCAGGAAAGAGGGCGGAAGGGCCAGCAGGAACGGGATGAAAATGCCCCCCGTCTTTTTCATCACTTCATCTTTTCTCCCAAGTCGGGGCAAGAACCTACAGAAACGCTCCGTTGTAGACCTGGAGCAACTGTCCCTTGACGCACCGTCCCATCTTGCTGGCCAGGTAAAGGCATGCGTATGCCTGATCGATGGACTCGGTCTCCGGCAGTCCCCAGTTGCAGTATTTGTTGCCGAACTCCAGCATTTTGTCGCTGCTGAGCTGTTTGCCCTCCAAGTTGGCATAATGCACCGGGGTCAGCGTCGCGCCGGGAGCGATGGCATTACAGCGGATATTGGTGTTGCAGAGGCGCATCGCCACATTATGACGCCGCACAACAGGCCTGCAGCCTCTCCCAGAACGTCCGGGCCGCCTTGGAGAGGATCTGATACTTTTTGCGAACGACGTTCAGGCGGGCCTCCAGCCTCGGATTCAGCGGCCGGAACACAAACGGGCTGTCGCCCGAGGTGTTTAGGATTCCGTCGAGGCAGAGTGCGCAGCCGACGCCCTCCTTCACCAGCAGGGAGGCGTTGTAGAGCAGGTTGTAGGTCGCGGCGACGTTCAGCTCCTCGTACTCTCTCCCCAGCCAGCCCGAAAGTTCCCTTCCCTCCATCGCCTGACTCGACAGGATCAGGGGGAGGCCCCACAGGTCCTCGGGACGCACCGTTTCGCGGTCCGCGAGCGGACAGTTCCTGCGCATCAGCACGCCCCATACGTCCACGTCCGGCAAGGGCATGGCGTCGTACTTCGTCAAATCGGCGGGATCGATCAGGATCCCGAAGTCGAGGAGCCCCTTATCCAGGCGGTCGGTTACGGCCTCCGCGTTTCCGCTGAAGAGGCGGAAGCGGATCTCTGGGTATTCCCTCCGCAGCTCCTCGGCCACCCTCGCGATCAGGCGCATAGCGCAACTCTCCCCTCCGCCGATGTGGACATCGCCACCGATGTGCCCGTGGGCATCCAGAAACTCCGACTCGGTCTTCTCGACCAGGCCGAGGATCTCCTCCGCTCTCCTCCGAAGGAGCATGCCCTCCTCCGTCAGGACGATCCTCCGGCCGCCGCGCAGAAAGAGCGTCTTGCCCAGCTCCTTTTCCAGGCCCATGAGCTGCCTGGAGAGGCTGGGCTGGGAAAGGTGCAGAAAATCCGCCGCTCCCGATACCGTCCCCTCCTTGGCTACGGCGAGAAAATAGCGCAGAACGCGCAATTCCATGGAATGGCCCCCTTTCGCGACGAAACGTCAGGCGTTATTTATCGCTCGAAGACAGGACATGACGTTTGACGAAAATATTTTACACGTCCGGAGGGGGAATGAACGCCAAGCCAGGCCGCCCTGCGCACTCCGGCGCTTCCTCAGCTATGCGTCTCAGGCATTCACGAAGCTGCGTTTTAGGCATTGGACATATCTCATGGGAACGTTTATCGTATAGACCGTCAGGGCGGCAAAGGCGCCGCCCCCAAACCCGAAACAGAGGAGGTTCAAGATGAAAAAAGCATCGATACTCGCACTGACCGCGCTTCTTGCGGGAATCCTTTCCCTCGGCTCCGCCTCGGCGGCGCCGACAAACGCAACGGAGGTTACGAACATGAAGGACACAGCCATTCAGGAACTCACGAACGACAGCCGCGTATTCGCAAAGGATTCGTCCATCCAGGTCAGGATGGTCCGTTTCCACAATCGCTTCGGTATCGACCTGGCAGGGCACCTCTATCTGCCCAAGGACTTCAATCCCGAAAGAAAATACGCGGCCATCGCCGTCAGCGGCCCCTTCGGGGCGGTTAAGGAACAGTCCTCCGGCCTCTACGCCCAGGAGATGGCGAAGGCGGGCTTCGTCGCGGTGGCCTTCGACCCCTCCTTCACGGGCGAGAGCGGACCGGAGAACGTCCGCTTCGTGGGGTCCCCGGACCTCAATACCGAGGACTTCAGCGCGGCGGTGGACTTCCTGTCCGTTCAGGACTTCGTGGACCCGGAGCGCATCGGCATCTGCGGCATCTGCGGCTGGGGTGGCATGGCCATCAATGCCGCGGCCATGGACACCCGCGTCAAGGCCACGGTAGCTTCCACTATGTACGATATGACGCGGGTCATCGCGAACGGTTACAACGACGCGGCGGACAGCGCGGACGTGCGCTTTGAGATGAAAAAAGCCCTGAACGCCCAGAGGACCGCCGACTACAAAAACGGCAGCTACGAGCTTGCCGGCGGTGTCTCGGACATCCTGCCCGAGGACGCGCCCCAGTTCCTGAAGGATTACCACGCCTACTACAAGACGCCCCGGGGCTATCACGCCCGCTCCCTGAACTCCAACGGTGGCTGGAACAAGACCTCGACGCTCTCCTTCGTCAACACGAAGCTGCTGGAATACTCCGGAGAGATCCGTACGCCGGTGCTGATCGTACACGGCGAGAAGGCCCATTCGCGCTACTTCGGCGAGGACGCCTTCAAGATGCTGAAGGGGGACAACAAGGAGCTGCTGATCGTCAAGGGCGCGAACCACACGGACCTGTACGACCAGATGGACAAGATTCCCTTCGAGAGGATCGAGTCGTTCTTCGAGAGCAATCTGAAATAGCGGACAAAGCCCCGGGGAACCGGTCGGGCCGCCTGCCCCCGAGCCGACACGAGACGCCCCCTTTCCCGCCCTGGGGAAGGGGGCGTCTTGAGCCCAAACGGTTACAGGCTCTCCTCGAGGATCTTCACGACCTCCCCGCGCGAGAGCACCTTGTACCCGCCCTTCAGGATGAACGTGCCGTCGGCGATCCCCTCGATCATGGCCTCGGTGACGCCGAGCTCCCGAAGGCGCATCACGACCCCGAGCTCCTTCATATAGGCCTCCATGCGGGCGAGGCCCTCCCCTGCGATCGCCTCATCGGACTTTCCCTCGGCCCTCACGTCCCAGACGTTGACCGCATAACGCCGGAACTTCTTCAGGCCGTAGGGCAGGATGTGGCGGTAATACGGCAGGGAGACCGCCGCGAGGGTCATTCCGTGGGTCGCGTCGGTGTAGGCCCCCACGGAATGCCCCAGCATGTGGACCATCCAGTCGGTGGACTTGCCCTGTGCCACGAGGGTGTTCAGGGCCCAGGTGGCGGTCCACATGACGTTGCTGCGCGCCTCGTAGTCCGTGGGGGCGTTCAGCGCGATCCTCGTGCTGTGGATCAGGGACCTCAGGAGCCCCTCCATGATGTAGTCCGACGTATTGTCGTCCTCGCCCGAGAAATACTGCTCCAGAATATGGGACATGATGTCGAAGAACCCGGCGACCATCTGATGCCTCGGCAGCGTGAAGGTGAACGTGGGGTTCAGGATGGAGAACTTCGGGAACACCTCGTCCCCAAACACGTGCCCGACCTTCCGATTGCTCTCGGGATTGCTGATCACCGAGCCGCCGTTCATCTCCGAACCGGTGCCGACCATGG harbors:
- a CDS encoding SDR family oxidoreductase is translated as MRRHNVAMRLCNTNIRCNAIAPGATLTPVHYANLEGKQLSSDKMLEFGNKYCNWGLPETESIDQAYACLYLASKMGRCVKGQLLQVYNGAFL
- a CDS encoding iron-containing alcohol dehydrogenase, with protein sequence MLGNFTYSNPTRIHFGENALDFLNEELPKFGKNVLLVYGGGSIRKNGIYDRVVDILRANGKTVLEDAGVMPNPTVAKLNEGCRRAREGNADLILAVGGGSVCDYAKAVSASAWCGDDPWEKFFVRMEEPEDRIIPVGCVLTMVGTGSEMNGGSVISNPESNRKVGHVFGDEVFPKFSILNPTFTFTLPRHQMVAGFFDIMSHILEQYFSGEDDNTSDYIMEGLLRSLIHSTRIALNAPTDYEARSNVMWTATWALNTLVAQGKSTDWMVHMLGHSVGAYTDATHGMTLAAVSLPYYRHILPYGLKKFRRYAVNVWDVRAEGKSDEAIAGEGLARMEAYMKELGVVMRLRELGVTEAMIEGIADGTFILKGGYKVLSRGEVVKILEESL
- a CDS encoding LysR family transcriptional regulator; this encodes MELRVLRYFLAVAKEGTVSGAADFLHLSQPSLSRQLMGLEKELGKTLFLRGGRRIVLTEEGMLLRRRAEEILGLVEKTESEFLDAHGHIGGDVHIGGGESCAMRLIARVAEELRREYPEIRFRLFSGNAEAVTDRLDKGLLDFGILIDPADLTKYDAMPLPDVDVWGVLMRRNCPLADRETVRPEDLWGLPLILSSQAMEGRELSGWLGREYEELNVAATYNLLYNASLLVKEGVGCALCLDGILNTSGDSPFVFRPLNPRLEARLNVVRKKYQILSKAARTFWERLQACCAAS
- a CDS encoding alpha/beta hydrolase, producing the protein MKKASILALTALLAGILSLGSASAAPTNATEVTNMKDTAIQELTNDSRVFAKDSSIQVRMVRFHNRFGIDLAGHLYLPKDFNPERKYAAIAVSGPFGAVKEQSSGLYAQEMAKAGFVAVAFDPSFTGESGPENVRFVGSPDLNTEDFSAAVDFLSVQDFVDPERIGICGICGWGGMAINAAAMDTRVKATVASTMYDMTRVIANGYNDAADSADVRFEMKKALNAQRTADYKNGSYELAGGVSDILPEDAPQFLKDYHAYYKTPRGYHARSLNSNGGWNKTSTLSFVNTKLLEYSGEIRTPVLIVHGEKAHSRYFGEDAFKMLKGDNKELLIVKGANHTDLYDQMDKIPFERIESFFESNLK
- a CDS encoding TIGR02391 family protein, with product MTLPRLTPNQIEQIAHIMGDTDGGFKGGEIGHHLAQCSMNDPDPGLTKWKRLYNAFCDATNKRGSTNAIFQFIQHCMEPAQGLSNPERYGWMRFELNKVLMLVGIEIRDDGQYYPVSKAQSLGEVQRRTKELREKLTGYGAHSKVLRCCRDELLAQDYFHAVQEAAKSLCDRVRTMSGLTMDGATLFNTAFAVSNPYIAYNSLRTSSEQNQQNGLKEMLCGVIHMIRNVTAHELRIHWDVNEKDAVDILTQISYLHKLLDVCITVPRTTP